AGACAAATCGATTTCAGCTTTATCATTGTTATTACAAGAATTAGCTAACAGAAATAAAGTACATAGAGATATAATTACAGCTTTCATAAAATAGTGTTTGATTTATGTTTACTTAATGTTTTAAGTATCATAAAGTTAACGTTTTAATTGAATAATTTAAATAAATCATCAATTTTTTAGCTGTAATAACCTTTTATTCAGTCACTTAATTTATTTTATAAACCAACACAGAGTTGCTCTCACCTTTTGTCACAAACTCTAGATTATTATCCTTGTCAATATTATCAAGATCTATAGCTGATGTACCGTATACAGGAAAGTTATCTTGCTGCTTTGCATTACTATCAAATAACATTACTTTTTGAGTTTGCTTATCTGTAGTAGAAACGTATATTTTATTGTTAATTAAAAAAAGTTTTGCAGGCGTATAGCTACCAAAATCTAATTGTAAGGTTTGATCTTTAATATTTAAAGTATTGTCACTTTGTGTAATTAATGTTTTTGTAGTCGCGCTTAAAGTTATGTTTTCTGACAGGTTTGTATTACTTACTGTAACCTTTCCTTTTTGGTCTATAGTTGCTAACTTACCGTCTTTAGTTGTTGTTATAAAATCCGAGTTATAATTAAAGATAGCTTGATTTGCATAACTAAGTTTTGTTTTAGGAGTCACTCTGGTTTTACCACGTCTGTCTAAAATGTATAATTGGTTGTCTGTTTTAAATAGCAGGTAATCTTTTCGGCCAATTCTAATATGTTGAGGTGGTGTGTTTATAGTTTCTTCTGCTTGTTTAAAGTTGAAACCTTTGACCGTTTTACCTTGACTATCATAAACTAGTACATTTTTGTCTTGTGTTATAAACAAGCGGTATTTTTTGTTATTGTCATAGTCAAAAACAGAAAGAGGTTGCGTAATATCATCATTAAAGGTCATCGGAAACGGTTTTACATCCTCTCCTGTATGATCTAAAACATAAACGCGATTAGCAGTAGCAAACACTAATTGTAAACGTCCATTTTTGTACATGTCAATTTGATTAACAGATCCTAAAATGTGGCCTTTTAATTGTTTTTTCCATAGTATTTTACCACTATTAGATATTAAATATAAGGTGTTGGCTATGTCCTGCACAATTATATCTTTTTGTTTTGTACGATGGTTTTTAACAAACTGAGGGTTAGTAAGTATGTCATTATCTAATTTAATATTAAACATTTCAATAACCGAGTTGTCTGAAACCGATGGTTTACTTTGCTTAATAATGGCATTAAAGTGTGCAAAGTCTATGTCGTAAATAAATTGTAAAGCAGTTGTTTTGTAGTTGTCAAATTTAAAATCAAAATTAGTATTCAAGTTAGTTTTTACTATTTTACTAAGATTAATAGGATTTATAACCTGAAGTATAGATGCTTGATTACTTAAGTTTTTCTTCAAATCTTTGTAATAATCGCGATCATTTATTGTAGTCTGATTTTGATAATTAACAATTATATTTTCCAGTGTCTCTGTATTAGATGCAAATACTAAAAACTGATTTATTATAAAGTAGTTAGCAGCCTTGTCCAAATTAACAAATGGTTTTAAATAATCGTTAAATAGTCCAGGTTTAGAAAATTTATAAATGCTAATACCTCTAAAGTCTTCAACTTTTTCTTTTTCACTAAGTAAGGCTTCTTGAGTACTAATAATATCAATAGAGTTTAATACAACAGCACTAGTTGTGTCACTGTAAATTTCACCAAATTCTACGATATTATCAAAAAGAGTCGTTTTAGATTTAAGAGTGTCAATCTTATTGAATTTGTTTAAGTTATGACTAAATTTTTTATAATCATTAAAAGTAATACTTAAAAAGCCATCACTATTGGATGGTGTTATTTGTGCTAACTGGTTGTCCTGTGGTAAAGTGTTTTTAAACACGTTTAGCAACTTGTTTGTCGTGTCAGAAGCTTTAGTGATTCCGTTTAAAATTAATTGGTTTTGACCTGTTTCTGTATCAAACGTCAAGTAATCCGTAAAGTTTTTAGATAGCACGTTTTTGTTAACAAACATGCTGTTTAAGCCAATTTTGGTGTTTGTGTATACTGAAAACGATGCCTCTTTATCTTGAGTAGCTATTATTTTTTTAATCGAATTTTTGTCAGGTTTACTATTTATTAAGTGTTGCAAATGATCAAGATTATTAGCTCCTATAAGTAGGTTTCCAACTGTAGAAACATAAATTATTTGATTTTTATTTGTGATTTTTTCAGCAGATAACCCTTTTAACTTTATAGGCTCTCGTTTAATCTTTAAACTATCAAGTTTAAAAACAGTATCATTTAATTTAGTCACAAAACTATATTGTAAACTATCCTTTTTATCTTTAAACAGATTGACGTAAACCTTTTGTTTACTTTTTATTTGGTTTAATAATTCTAGTTTCTCACAAATGTTTTTATAAGACCTTGTGTTAGATAATTGGTCTATAAAATGATTATTGGTTATGTTACTTTTAAAGTTTTCTAGATTGTTAATGGTTAATACATAATCTGCTTGACTAAAAATATAATCTTCAATTGTATTTTTGTTAGTAGATTTTTGACAAGATATTATCAAAAAAATAAATAGTAAACAACACCATATATGTTTCATAAAAGTAGAGAGTTTGTGCAAATATAATAAGTTACAATTCTAATTTCAATTGTTCTGGTAACAGCTTAAAAGATTTTCTGTGGTATTTAGTAGGACCGTATTTTCTTATGGCTTCACGATGTTGTTTAGTTGGGTAGCCTTTATTTTGTTTCCAATTGTACATCGGAAACTCTTCATGGATTTTATTCATGTATTCATCTCGATATGTTTTGGCTAAAACAGACGCTGCAGCAATACTTAAAAACTTACCATCTCCTTTAATTATCGTTTCAAACGGAATGTCTTTATAAGGTTTAAATTTATTTCCATCCACAATAATAAACTCGGGTGTTTTTTTCATGGCTTCAATTGACTTATGCATCGCTAAAATGGAAGCGTTTAATATGTTAATATCATCAATTTCAGCTTCATGGATGTGATAAAAGCCAAAGCACAATGCTTCGTTTTCAATAATTGGTCTTAATAAATCTCTTTTTTTTTCGCTAATTTGTTTAGAGTCGTTCAAAATTTCATTCTTAAAATTAGATTTTAAAATTACAGCAGCAGCAGTAACAGGTCCAGCTAAGCAACCACGACCAGCTTCATCAGTTCCGCATTCTAATTTGTGATTGGTATATTTTAATTTTAGCATTAAATAAAAAAGAAGATTTGACGTTATATTGTTTCAATTTTGTTCCTTTCTTAACAGAAACCACAAAACCATAAAGATATTTGCTATTTTTGGCAAAAATAAATGATTCAGCTTTTAATTAAAGGTCTAAAATAGTCACCATTTAATGAAAAAAATAATTTTCTCTTTCCTTTTATTCATCATAACTGTTTTTGCTTATGCGCAAAGACCAGTAAAAAAGACTTCAAATAAAGCGATATCTACAGCCCAATCTAATGTTGTTACCGTTCAGGATAGCGTTAAAAAGGGTAGTGTAGGTGCTAAATCAACACAAAAAAAAGAGGCTGTTATTACAGATTATTTGATTATTAATCATTTAAGAGATACTACATATTTAGATACGACCTTAACAATAAATAAAGAGTATAAATACAATTATTTAAGACGTGACGAGTTTGGTTTAATGCCATTTGCTAATATTGGTCAGACTTATAATAGTCTTACTTATAATTTTAACGACACCCATTTAATTCCGGGATTTGGGGCAAAAGCAAAGCATTTTAACTACTTAGATGCAGAGGACATCAATTATTATCATGTGCCGACACCACTAACAGAACTTTATTTTAAAACTGCCTTAACCCAAGGACAGCAATTAGATGCGTTTTTTACTACCAATACGTCAAAACAGTTTAATTTATCAATTGGATATAAAGGCGTTAGGTCTTTAGGTATATATCAAAACTCATTAACTAGCTCAGGAAATCTTAGGATGACAGCAAGTTATAAAACAAAAAATAGGCGTTATATTTTAAATACACATTTTACCTCTCAGGATTTATTAACTCAAGAAAATGGAGGGTTAAAAGATGACAACCTTGCGTTTTTTGAATCTGGAGACCCTGATTTTGACGACAGAGGAGTGTTAGAAGTAAATTTTGAAAATGCAGAAAATCTACTTTTAGGCAAACGATTTTATTTAAATCATAGCTACGATTTTATTAGACCTAAGGATTCTTTAAGTTCAAACAGTCTTCAATTAGCACATGTAATGACACTTGAGGATAAGATTTATACATTCGATCAATCGGCAGCCAATACCGATTATTTTGGAGAAGCCTTCCGTACTTCAAGCTTAAAGGATAGGACAGAGCTAGAGCAATTTACAAACCAATTACAATTAAACTACAAAAATGGTACATTAGGTAATCTTCAGTTTAATGCAACTCATAATAACTATAACTATGGGTATGATAAAATTGTAGCACTTAATTCAGGAACTATAACTAATAGGTTAATTGGAGATGTAGTCTCAGTAGGAGCAAAATATAATAAGCAGTACAAAGGTTTTAATTTAAATGGTAACGCAGGATTAAATGTAACAGGAGATTTTGACGGAAACTATATTTCAGGGACAGCATCTTATCAATTAAATAGTGACCTTAAAATATTAGCTAATATCAATCACTCATCCATAGCTCCAAATTTTAACACATTGCTTTTTCAAAGTGATTATAAAAATTATAACTGGAGTAATCAATTTAATAATATTAAATCACAGCAATTACTTTTTTATATAGATTCCAAAAAATATGCGAATCTAACGGTAGATCTAAATACAATAAATGATTATGTATATTTCTCAAAAAATGAAGATGGCAATGTTAAACCATACCAAAATAGCGATGCGATTACCTATTTAAAACTCAAACTTCAAAAAGAAATCAGGTATAAAAATTTCGCTTTAGACAATACCGTGTTATATCAAAACGTCCAAGATAACTCCAATGTCTTAAACGTCCCTCAGATAGTAACCCGCAATACACTATACTATTCAAATCAAGTATTCAAAAAAGCAATGTTTTTGCAAACCGGAATAATATTCAATTATTTCAGTTCATATAATATGAATAGTTATGACCCTTTATTAGCCGAGTTCTATACTCAAAATCAAGAAAAGTTCGGAGGATTCCCAAGGCTAGACTTTTTTGTCAACGCAAAAATTAGACAAACTAGAATATTTTTAAAAGCCGAACATTTTAATTCAGCCTTCACTGCAAAAGATTATTATTCGGCAGCCAATCAACCATATCGTGATTTTACAATTCGATTTGGTTTAGTCTGGAATTTCTTTCTATAGCATAATGTTGGCGTTACCCAAAGGGTCGGGCTATCACTACTCGCTTTTTTTTAGCGCACAGTTTTTACTATTTATTACAATACATTTTATGGATTAATTAATTTACTACTTAATATAGGTACGTATCAAAAAAAGAGCTCAAACATACCGTTCTATCCCTAACGCGCTGCTTAACAGTAAACAAATTAAATAGTGTCAATATTACTTGTTTGTCAATAAGCTTAAGATTAAAAAATAATTAAAAAAAATATTAGACTATAACCTGTTAGCAATAAGGCATTAAAGGTTTGTATTAAAATAAAATTAAAAAAAGATTAAAAAAAGGGTTGCGGGAAAGAAAAAGGCTTGTATATTTGCACCCCGAAAACGACGTAACTGATGTTACTGAGAGTAAAGGGAAACGTTCTAAGATATATTGAAAGTGAAGTTTAAAAAAGAAAAAAAATTTTTTTTTAAATAAAGCTTGTGGGATTTAAAAAAGCGAATTATATTTGCACCCGCTTAAGGAAATAACATCTTAAGAGACAGAGAAAAAAGTTCATAAACATATTGAATTGACAGCGTAAAAATTAATTGGAAACGATTAATTTAAACAAACGAGAATAAACCATTTTGAGTACTGAAAACATTATTAATTGTTAAAACATAGTCGTAAGACTTAAAATTTAACGATGAAGAGTTTGATCCTGGCTCAGGATGAACGCTAGCGGCAGGCTTAACACATGCAAGTCGAGGGGTAGCAGGGAGCTTGCTCCGCTGACGACCGGCGAACGGGTGCGTAACGCGTATAGAATCTACCTCTTACTAAGGGATAGCCCAGAGAAATTTGGATTAATATCTTATAGTATGTTAACTTGGCATCAAGATGACATTAAAGGTTACGGTAAGAGATGACTATGCGTCCTATTAGCTAGATGGTGTGGTAACGGCACACCATGGCAACGATAGGTAGGGGCCCTGAGAGGGGGATCCCCCACACTGGTACTGAGACACGGACCAGACTCCTACGGGAGGCAGCAGTGAGGAATATTGGACAATGGAGGCAACTCTGATCCAGCCATGCCGCGTGCAGGAAGACTGCCCTATGGGTTGTAAACTGCTTTTATACAGGAAGAAACACTCTCACGTGTGAGAGCTTGACGGTACTGTAAGAATAAGGATCGGCTAACTCCGTGCCAGCAGCCGCGGTAATACGGAGGATCCAAGCGTTATCCGGAATCATTGGGTTTAAAGGGTCCGTAGGTGGATAATTAAGTCAGAGGTGAAATCCTGCAGCTCAACTGTAGAATTGCCTTTGATACTGGTTGTCTTGAGTTATTATGAAGTAGTTAGAATATGTAGTGTAGCGGTGAAATGCATAGATATTACATAGAATACCAATTGCGAAGGCAGATTACTAATAATATACTGACACTGATGGACGAAAGCGTGGGGAGCGAACAGGATTAGATACCCTGGTAGTCCACGCCGTAAACGATGGTCACTAGCTGTTCGAACTTCGGTTTGAGTGGCTAAGCGAAAGTGATAAGTGACCCACCTGGGGAGTACGTTCGCAAGAATGAAACTCAAAGGAATTGACGGGGGCCCGCACAAGCGGTGGAGCATGTGGTTTAATTCGATGATACGCGAGGAACCTTACCAGGGCTTAAATGTAAATTGACAGGTTTAGAAATAGACTTTTCTTCGGACAATTTACAAGGTGCTGCATGGTTGTCGTCAGCTCGTGCCGTGAGGTGTCAGGTTAAGTCCTATAACGAGCGCAACCCCTGTTGTTAGTTGCCAGCGAGTCATGTCGGGAACTCTAACAAGACTGCCAGTGCAAACTGTGAGGAAGGTGGGGATGACGTCAAATCATCACGGCCCTTACGTCCTGGGCTACACACGTGCTACAATGGTAGGGACAGAGAGCAGCCACTGGGTGACCAGGAGCGAATCTATAAACCCTATCACAGTTCGGATCGGAGTCTGCAACTCGACTCCGTGAAGCTGGAATCGCTAGTAATCGCATATCAGCCATGATGCGGTGAATACGTTCCCGGGCCTTGTACACACCGCCCGTCAAGCCATGGAAGCTGGGAGTGCCTGAAGTCCGTCGCCGTAAGGAGCGGCCTAGGGTAAAATCGGTAACTAGGGCTAAGTCGTAACAAGGTAGCCGTACCGGAAGGTGCGGCTGGAACACCTCCTTTCTAGAGAAAGACAATTATTGTGTTTTTTTATGTAAACAAAAAGTTTATTCTCCTGCTGTTGATTTATAATCTATTATAGTAGAGTCTCATAGCTCAGCTGGTTAGAGCGCTACACTGATAATGTAGAGGTCGGCAGTTCGAGTCTGCCTGAGACTACTAATACTATGATAAAAGGAAATTCTAGAAGTTGTCAATTCTAAATAAGTAATTCTGAATAGAACATTCGGGATTCCTATATGGGGGATTAGCTCAGCTGGCTAGAGCGCCTGCCTTGCACGCAGGAGGTCATCGGTTCGACTCCGATATTCTCCACTATTCAGTTTTAACTGAAAAAGTTCTTTGACATATTGAAAAAAGATACATGAAAATTTAGTGAGATTTTTCTCATTAAAATTAATGTGGTATTATACTAATCGTAGTATAATACTGCATAGAACTCATTAAAAAGCAAATAGTACAATAAGCTAAATAAGAGCGTATGGGGAATGCCTAGGCTCTCAGAGGCGATGAAGGACGTGATAAGCTGCGAAAAGCTGCGGGGATTGGCACATACAAATTGATCCGTAGATATCCGAATGGGGCAACCCAGCATATTGAAGATATGTTATCCGAAAGGAAGTAAACCCGGAGAACTGAAACATCTAAGTACCCGGAGGAGAAGAAAACAAAAGTGATTCCGTTAGTAGTGGCGAGCGAACGCGGATTAGCCCAAACCAGTATTGTTAAGGCAATGCTGGGGTTGTAGGACTACAATATTTGAGCTGTAATGAATTAGAATAGTTTGGAAAGACTAACCAAAGAGGGTGATAGTCCCGTATAAGTAAAGAACAGTAAGATAGTAGTATCCTGAGTAGCGCGGGACACGAGTAATCCTGTGTGAATCAGTCGGGACCATCCGATAAGGCTAAATACTCCTGAGAGACCGATAGTGAACTAGTACCGTGAGGGAAAGGTGAAAAGAACCCTGAATAAGGGAGTGAAATAGATCCTGAAACCATACGCTTACAAGCGGTCGGAGCCCTTTGGGGTGACGGCGTGCCTTTTGCATAATGAGCCTACGAGTTACCGTTGCTAGCAAGGTTAAGTGATTAAGTCACGGATCCGTAGCGAAAGCGAGTCTGAATAGGGCGCTTTAGTTAGTAGTGGTAGACGCGAAACCGTGTGATCTACCCATGGGCAGGTTGAAGCTGTAGTAACATACAGTGGAGGACCGAACCGGTTGACGTTGAAAAGTCTTCGGATGACCTGTGGGTAGGGGTGAAAGGCCAATCAAACTCGGAAATAGCTCGTACTCCCCGAAATGCATTTAGGTGCAGCGTTGATTTATAGTTTTATAGAGGTAGAGCTACTGATTGGATGCGGGGGCTTCACCGCCTACCAATTCCTGACAAACTCCGAATGCTATAAAATGTTAATCAGCAGTGAGGGCATGGGTGCTAAGGTCCATGTCCGAAAGGGAAAGAACCCAGACCATCAGCTAAGGTCCCAAAATATATGTTAAGTTGAAAAAACGAGGTTGAACTGCTTTGACAGCTAGGATGTTGGCTTGGAAGCAGCCATTCATTTAAAGAGTGCGTAACAGCTCACTAGTCGAGCGGTTCGGCATGGATAATAATCGGGCATAAACATATTACCGAAGCTATGGACTTGTAAAAGTGGTAGGGGAGCATTGTAGTGGCGTTGAAGGTGTGCTGTGAGGTATGCTGGAGTAGCTACAAAAGAAAATGTAGGCATAAGTAACGATAATGCGGGCGAGAAACCCGCACTCCGAAAGACTAAGGTTTCCTCAGCTATGCTAATCAGCTGAGGGTTAGTCGGGACCTAACGCGAACCCGAAAGGGGTAGTGGATGGACAACAGGTTAATATTCCTGTACCTGCTCTCATTAAAAGTGACGGAGGCGAAAAGTTAGTGCGCACAGACGGAATTGTGCGTTGAAGAGAGTGGTAACACCTCGATAGTACACTAAGACTACGGTCGCGGTGATAATCTAGCGAATCGACTTCCAAGAAAAGCAAGAGAAGCAGCCCGTACCCTAAACCGACACAGGTAGTTGGGATGAGAATTCTAAGGAGCTCGAGAGATTCATGGCTAAGGAACTAGGCAAAATAGACCTGTAACTTCGGGAGAAAGGTCGCCACCCTTCGGGGTGGCCGCAGTGAAAAGGTCCAGGCGACTGTTTATCAAAAACACAGGGCTATGCTAAATTGAAAGATGACGTATATGGCCTGACACCTGCCCGGTGCTGGAAGGTTAAGTGGAGGGTTTAGCTTCGGCGAAGATCTAAAATGAAGCCCCAGTAAACGGCGGCCGTAACTATAACGGTCCTAAGGTAGCGAAATTCCTTGTCGGGTAAGTTCCGACCTGCACGAATGGTGCAACGATCTGGACACTGTCTCAGCCATGAGCTCGGTGAAATTGTAGTATCGGTGAAGATGCCGATTACCCGCTGTGGGACGAAAAGACCCCGTGCACCTTTACTATAGCTTAGTATTGGTTTTGGATAAGTAATGTGTAGGATAGGTGGGAGACTTTGAAGCGGCGTCGCTAGGCGTTGTGGAGTCATTGTTGAAATACCACCCTTTGCTTGTCTAGAGTCTAACCTTCAATGAAGGGACAGTGCTTGGTGGGTAGTTTGACTGGGGTGGTCGCCTCCAAAAGAGTAACGGAGGCTTCTAAAGGTTCCCTCAGCACGCTTGGTAACCGTGCGTAGAGTGCAATGGCATAAGGGAGCTTGACTGAGAGACCTACAAGTCGATCAGGTACGAAAGTAGAGCATAGTGATCCGGTGGTTCCGTATGGAAGGGCCATCGCTCAAAGGATAAAAGGTACGCCGGGGATAACAGGCTGATCTCCCCCAAGAGCTCATATCGACGGGGGGGTTTGGCACCTCGATGTCGGCTCGTCACATCCTGGGGCTGGAGAAGGTCCCAAGGGTTGGGCTGTTCGCCCATTAAAGTGGCACGCGAGCTGGGTTCAGAACGTCGTGAGACAGTTCGGTCTCTATCTACAGTGGGCGTTAGAAATTTGAGTGGATCTGACTCTAGTACGAGAGGACCGAGTTGGACTAACCTCTGGTGTATCTGTTGTTCCGCCAGGAGCATTGCAGAGTAGCTACGTTGGGAAGGGATAAGCGCTGAAAGCATATAAGCGCGAAACCCACCACAAGATGAGATTTCTTTAAAGGGTCGTAGGAGATGACTACGTTGATAGGTCATAGGTGTAAAGGCAGTAATGTCATAGCCGAGTGATACTAATAACCCATAGGCTTATTGTACGCCTGTTTTTTATAAAGTTCAATACAAAATTTTCATGAATCATTTTTTCAATATGTTATTATATACGGTTAAGTAGTTAATACTACATACACCGAAAGATTTAAGGTGATTATAGCGATGGGGCTCACCTCTTACCATTCCGAACAGAGAAGTTAAGCCCATTTGCGCCGATGGTACTGCATTGTGGGAGAGTAGGTCGTCGCCTTTTTAGAGAACCCTTCATATTTATTTATGAAGGGTTTTTTTGTGCCTAAAAATTAAAGTAAATAGGCGCAAGGGAAAAAAGATATACTAGTTTTAATTGTTTTGTAAATAGAATAACTACATCGTAGTTATTTTTAAAAGGATAAGGATATAATGTCTAACTTTTATTAGGAGAATTAAGTATATAATGTATTTATTTTAAATGAATAATTATGTGATGGATTAGTAATTGTGGTAATATATAATTATGAGTTGGTTTAATATATATAATTATTGTTTTGATTCTTAAATAAAAATATTTCATAACCTGTTAGCAATAAGGCATTAAAGGTTTGTATTAAAATAAAATTAAAAAAAGATTAAAAAAAGGGTTGCGGGAAAGAAAAAGGCTTGTATATTTGCACCCCGAAAACGACGTAACAGATGTTACTGAGAGTAGAGGAAAACGTTCTAAGATATATTGAAAGTGAAGTTTAAAAAAGAAAAAAAATTTTTTTTTAAATAAAGCTTGTGGGATTTAAAAAAGCGAATTATATTTGCACCCGCTTAAGGAAATAACATCTTAAGAGACAGAGAAAAAAGTTCATAAACATATTGAATTGACAGCGTAAGAATTAATTGGAAACGATTAATTTAAACAAACGAGAATAAACCATTTTGAGTACTGAAAACATTATTAATTGTTAAAACATAGTCGTAAGACTTAAAATTTAACGATGAAGAGTTTGATCCTGGCTCAGGATGAACGCTAGCGGCAGGCTTAACACATGCAAGTCGAGGGGTAGCAGGGAGCTTGCTCCGCTGACGACCGGCGAACGGGTGCGTAACGCGTATAGAATCTACCTCTTACTAAGGGATAGCCCAGAGAAATTTGGATTAATATCTTATAGTATGTTAACTTGGCATCAAGATGACATTAAAGGTTACGGTAAGAGATGACTATGCGTCCTATTAGCTAGATGGTGTGGTAACGGCACACCATGGCAACGATAGGTAGGGGCCCTGAGAGGGGGATCCCCCACACTGGTACTGAGACACGGACCAGACTCCTACGGGAGGCAGCAGTGAGGAATATTGGACAATGGAGGCAACTCTGATCCAGCCATGCCGCGTGCAGGAAGACTGCCCTATGGGTTGTAAACTGCTTTTATACAGGAAGAAACACTCTCACGTGTGAGAGCTTGACGGTACTGTAAGAATAAGGATCGGCTAACTCCGTGCCAGCAGCCGCGGTAATACGGAGGATCCAAGCGTTATCCGGAATCATTGGGTTTAAAGGGTCCGTAGGTGGATAATTAAGTCAGAGGTGAAATCCTGCAGCTCAACTGTAGAATTGCCTTTGATACTGGTTGTCTTGAGTTATTATGAAGTAGTTAGAATATGTAGTGTAGCGGTGAAATGCATAGATATTACATAGAATACCAATTGCGAAGGCAGATTACTAATAATATACTGACACTGATGGACGAAAGCGTGGGGAGCGAACAGGATTAGATACCCTGGTAGTCCACGCCGTAAACGATGGTCACTAGCTGTTCGAACTTCGGTTTGAGTGGCTAAGCGAAAGTGATAAGTGACCCACCTGGGGAGTACGTTCGCAAGAATGAAACTCAAAGGAATTGACGGGGGCCCGCACAAGCGGTGGAGCATGTGGTTTAATTCGATGATACGCGAGGAACCTTACCAGGGCTTAAATGTAAATTGACAGGTTTAGAAATAGACTTTTCTTCGGACAATTTACAAGGTGCTGCATGGTTGTCGTCAGCTCGTGCCGTGAGGTGTCAGGTTAAGTCCTATAACGAGCGCAACCCCTGTTGTTAGTTGCCAGCGAGTCATGTCGGGAACTCTAACAAGACTGCCAGTGCAAACTGTGAGGAAGGTGGGGATGACGTCAAATCATCACGGCCCTTACGTCCTGGGCTACACACGTGCTACAATGGTAGGGACAGAGAGCAGCCACTGGGTGACCAGGAGCGAATCTATAAACCCTATCACAGTTCGGATCGGAGTCTGCAACTCGACTCCGTGAAGCTGGAATCGCTAGTAATCGCATATCAGCCATGATGCGGTGAATACGTTCCCGGGCCTTGTACACACCGCCCGTCAAGCCATGGAAGCTGGGAGTGCCTGAAGTCCGTCGCCGTAAGGAGCGGCCTAGGGTAAAATCGGTAACTAGGGCTAAGTCGTAACAAGGTAGCCGTACCGGAAGGTGCGGCTGGAACACCTCCTTTCTAGAGAAAGACAATTATTGTGTTTTTTTATGTAAACAAAAAGTTTATTCTCCTGCTGTTGATTTATAATCTATTATAGTAGAGTCTCATAGCTCAGCTGGTTAGAGCGCTACACTGATAATGTAGAGGTCGGCAGTTCGAGTCTGCCTGAGACTACTAATACTATGATAAA
The genomic region above belongs to Olleya sp. Hel_I_94 and contains:
- a CDS encoding ribonuclease HII, whose translation is MKHIWCCLLFIFLIISCQKSTNKNTIEDYIFSQADYVLTINNLENFKSNITNNHFIDQLSNTRSYKNICEKLELLNQIKSKQKVYVNLFKDKKDSLQYSFVTKLNDTVFKLDSLKIKREPIKLKGLSAEKITNKNQIIYVSTVGNLLIGANNLDHLQHLINSKPDKNSIKKIIATQDKEASFSVYTNTKIGLNSMFVNKNVLSKNFTDYLTFDTETGQNQLILNGITKASDTTNKLLNVFKNTLPQDNQLAQITPSNSDGFLSITFNDYKKFSHNLNKFNKIDTLKSKTTLFDNIVEFGEIYSDTTSAVVLNSIDIISTQEALLSEKEKVEDFRGISIYKFSKPGLFNDYLKPFVNLDKAANYFIINQFLVFASNTETLENIIVNYQNQTTINDRDYYKDLKKNLSNQASILQVINPINLSKIVKTNLNTNFDFKFDNYKTTALQFIYDIDFAHFNAIIKQSKPSVSDNSVIEMFNIKLDNDILTNPQFVKNHRTKQKDIIVQDIANTLYLISNSGKILWKKQLKGHILGSVNQIDMYKNGRLQLVFATANRVYVLDHTGEDVKPFPMTFNDDITQPLSVFDYDNNKKYRLFITQDKNVLVYDSQGKTVKGFNFKQAEETINTPPQHIRIGRKDYLLFKTDNQLYILDRRGKTRVTPKTKLSYANQAIFNYNSDFITTTKDGKLATIDQKGKVTVSNTNLSENITLSATTKTLITQSDNTLNIKDQTLQLDFGSYTPAKLFLINNKIYVSTTDKQTQKVMLFDSNAKQQDNFPVYGTSAIDLDNIDKDNNLEFVTKGESNSVLVYKIN
- a CDS encoding ribonuclease HII, yielding MLKLKYTNHKLECGTDEAGRGCLAGPVTAAAVILKSNFKNEILNDSKQISEKKRDLLRPIIENEALCFGFYHIHEAEIDDINILNASILAMHKSIEAMKKTPEFIIVDGNKFKPYKDIPFETIIKGDGKFLSIAAASVLAKTYRDEYMNKIHEEFPMYNWKQNKGYPTKQHREAIRKYGPTKYHRKSFKLLPEQLKLEL
- a CDS encoding putative porin, which codes for MKKIIFSFLLFIITVFAYAQRPVKKTSNKAISTAQSNVVTVQDSVKKGSVGAKSTQKKEAVITDYLIINHLRDTTYLDTTLTINKEYKYNYLRRDEFGLMPFANIGQTYNSLTYNFNDTHLIPGFGAKAKHFNYLDAEDINYYHVPTPLTELYFKTALTQGQQLDAFFTTNTSKQFNLSIGYKGVRSLGIYQNSLTSSGNLRMTASYKTKNRRYILNTHFTSQDLLTQENGGLKDDNLAFFESGDPDFDDRGVLEVNFENAENLLLGKRFYLNHSYDFIRPKDSLSSNSLQLAHVMTLEDKIYTFDQSAANTDYFGEAFRTSSLKDRTELEQFTNQLQLNYKNGTLGNLQFNATHNNYNYGYDKIVALNSGTITNRLIGDVVSVGAKYNKQYKGFNLNGNAGLNVTGDFDGNYISGTASYQLNSDLKILANINHSSIAPNFNTLLFQSDYKNYNWSNQFNNIKSQQLLFYIDSKKYANLTVDLNTINDYVYFSKNEDGNVKPYQNSDAITYLKLKLQKEIRYKNFALDNTVLYQNVQDNSNVLNVPQIVTRNTLYYSNQVFKKAMFLQTGIIFNYFSSYNMNSYDPLLAEFYTQNQEKFGGFPRLDFFVNAKIRQTRIFLKAEHFNSAFTAKDYYSAANQPYRDFTIRFGLVWNFFL